The stretch of DNA CGCGGCGAGGCGGGCCTCGACCTCGATCTGCGAGTCCGACGACTCGAGCTCGGCGAACTGCGAGTCCAACGAGCTGGCGGCGAGCTCCGCCTGCCCCTGCGCGTAGGCCTCCTCGTGCCGCACCCGGTCCTCGAACCGGGCGAGCTCGCTGGTCGGGTCGAGGACGTTGATCGAGCCGATCGCCTCCTGCACCTGACGCTGCGCCTGCGCCGACTTCTGCCGCGCGACCAGCGTGTCGCGGCGGGACTTCAGCTGGCCCAGCTTGTCCTTCATCATCGCCAGGCCGGTCTTCAGCTTGTCCACCGAGTCGCGCTGCGAGGCGAGCAGCGGCTCGGCCTCCTTGACCTCGTTCTCGGCGGTGATCTGCCGGCCGATGGCGACCTTGGCGAGCGCGTCGAACTTGTCGGCGTTGGCCGCGTCACCGGCGGCGCGGTACTGGTCCGCGCGGCTCGAGGCCGCGACCGCCTTGCGGCCCCAGTCGGTGGCCGCCGCGACGTCGGCGTTGTAGTCCTGCTCCGCCAGGCGGAGGTTGCCGATGGTCTGCGCGATCGCCTTCTCCGCCTCGGCGATCTCGTTGGTGTAGTCCCGGACCAGCTGGTCCAGCATCTTCTGCGGGTCCTCCGCCTGGTCGATCAGGGCGTTGATGTTCGCCTTCGCCAGCTGGGCGATCCGCCCCAAGATGGACTGCTTCTCCGTCATGCGCGTGCCTTCCTGTCGAGTCCCGCTCGTGCTGCCGATGTGCCGGTCACTGCCACGTCGCTGCCACCACCTGCCGAGGATCAGAAGCCCCCACCGTCCCCGCCGCCGCCGAAGCCGCCACCGAAGCCCCCACCGCCGAAGCCGCCGCCGTCACCGCCGCCGCCGAAGCCGCCGCCTCCGCCCCAGCCGCCACCGCCGTGGCCCCAGCCACCGCCGCCGCGCAGGATCGAGTCGATCAGGATGCCGCCGAGGATCATGCCGCCGAGGTTCCCGCCGCCACCGCGGCCGCCGCCCCAGGGGCCGCCGCGCTGGTCGTCGGACCGCTGCACGTCGTCCTGGGCGATCCGGCCGGCCTCCGCGACCAGCTGCTCGGCGCGCTGGGCGGTGGCCAGCGCCCCCTGTACGTCGGTCTGGCGCTGGGCGACGGCCTGGTCACGCAGCCGCTGACCCTCCGCGAGGCGGGTACGGGCCTCCGGCCCGACGGCACCGCGGCGCGTGTCCACGTAGTCGGTGGTGGCGCGCAGCGCGGAGTCGAGGCGGCCGAGGGTCTGGTCGAGCAGGCCGAGCGCGCGGCGGTTCGCCTCGTCCTGCTCTCGGGACGGGGCGAGCGCGGCGTCGAGCGTGGCCTCGGCGGCGGCGATGCGGCGCAGCGCGGCCAACGGGTCACCGTCGCCGGCCCGGGCAGCCTGGGCTGCGGAGACCGCGGCGCTCGCCTCGGTGGCGGCCGGAGCGACGCGGGGGTCGCCGGGGGCCAGGCGGGCGGCGTCGGAGAGGTCACCGGTGATGGACGCGATCGCGGCGTCCAGACGGGAGCCTGCCGCGGCGAGGTCGTTGCCCGCCGAGTCGACGGCGTCCAGCAGCGTGGTCGCCTGGTCGAGGGCCGTCTGGGCGGCCCGGGCGTAGCCGACGGCTGCGCCGCGGTCGCCCGAGGCGAGGGCCTGGCGGCCCGTCGCGAGCGTCCCCGTGACGTCGTCGAGCAGGTGGGACGCCTGGTCGGGGTTGGCCGTGACCGAGGCCAGGGCGGACGCCGGGTACCGCGAGGCCAGGGCGGCGAGGGTGGTGCGCGTCGGCTCGACGCGCGACCGCAACGTGGCGACGGCGCGCTCGTGGCCGTCGAGGGCGTCGCCCACGTGCGCCTCGAGGTCGCGCAGGCGGTCGAAGTCGTCCTTCTGGGCGTTCAACGCGGCGGACACCTGCGCGCACAGCCGCAGGATCTGCGCCGAGGTGGCGCGCACCTGCGCCTCGGTGTCCGGGACGTCGTCGTCCAGCGTCTGGCGCAGCCGGAACGCCTCGGTGATCTGCTGCTTGCCGTCCGCGAGGACCTTCTCGAACTCCCGCGTCGCGTCCGGGCCGAACTCCGCCTGGGCGAAGCCGAGCTCCTGCTCGGAGGACCGCAGGGCGTCGTCGAGCCCCACCAGCGCGGAGGCGGACCGGCGGTCCAGCTCCGCGGTCGGCAGCTGGGCGTACTCGTCGGCGGCCGTGGCCACACGCGTCGACCCGGCGGTGTCGGCCATCGGGCCCGCGAGGGCACGGCGGCGGTTGCGGCTGACGACACCGGCGATGACCGCGATCACGACGATGACGATCAGCCCCACCACCAGGAGGGCTCCGAACGTGCCGGCGGCGTTGCTGGTGGGCGTCGTACCGGTGCTGGAGCCGCCGCTGCCGGCGGCGCTGCGCAGGCCGTCCGCGGCGGTGACCGCCGCCTGGGCCCAGCTGTCGGTACGCAGCTGGTCCTCGACCTTCGAGGCGACCTGCTGCACCTCGGTGCTGGTGATCGCGCCGGACGACGACGGCGCCAGCATGTAGCGCCGGGCGCTGGTCGCGACTGCGAGGACGAAGTCCTGCGAGCCGAGGCCGGACTGCTTGGCGGCCTGCTGCGTCCAGGTCAGCGGGTCGGTGCCGGAGAAGTCGGGGACGAACACGACGTACAGCTGGTACGGGGTGTCCTTCGCGAGGCGGTCGAGCGCCGCCTGCACCGTCGCGGTGTCGTTGCCGAGCACGCCGGAGTGGTCGGTGATCTCGCCGGACAGGGTCGGTGGCGCCTCGGCGCTCGCCGGCAGCCCACCGGCCAGGATCACCCCGCCCACCAGGGCGATCGCCGCACCTGCCCGCGCCAGCACTGCCGCCACCCTGCGCACCACACGATCCTTTCTCACCGGTCCGACCGCCGCAACGAGTTCACGGTACGGACGGTTCCACCCGTCGCGAACGCCGCCGGCGTGGCGGTGCGGCACGGTGGTCGGCCGGTGGGTCAGGGGGTCAGGCCGGGTCGGGCGCCTGGTCCAGGTCCTCGGCGTCGACGATCGTGTAGGAGTAGCCCTGCTCCGCCAGGAACCGCTGCCGGTGCGCGGCGAACTCCTGGTCCACCGTGTCCCGCGCTACGACCGCGTAGAAGTGCGCAGTGCGCCCGTCCCCCTTCGGCCGCATGATCCGGCCGAGGCGCTGGGCCTCCTCCTGGCGGGAGCCGAACGACCCCGACACCTGGATGGCGACGGACGCCTCCGGCAGGTCGATGGAGAAGTTGGCCACCTTGCTCACGACGAGCGTGGACAGCTCGCCGGTGCGGAAGGCGCCGAACAGCCGCTGGCGCTCGCGGACGGTCGTCTCGCCGGTGATCAGCGGGGCGTCCAGGTGCTCGGCCAGCTCGTGCAGCTGGTCCAGGTACTGGCCGATGACGAGCGTCTGCTCACCCGCGTGCCGGCGCACGATGCGGTCGACGACGCCGTTCTTGCCACCGGCGGTCGCCGCGAGGCGGTACTTGTCCTCCGGCTCGGCCGTGGCGTACGTCATCCGCTCGTGGTCGGGGAGGGTCAGCCGGACCTCCGTGCAGAGGGCCGGGGCGATGTACCCCTGGGACTCGATGTCCTTCCACGGCGCGTCGAACCGCTTGGGGCCGATCAGGGAGAACACCTCGTCCTCGCGGCCGTCCTCGCGCACCAGGGTGGCGGTCAGGCCGAGGCGGCGACGAGCCTGCAGGTCCGCGGTCATGCGGAACACCGGCGCCGGGAGCAGGTGCACCTCGTCGTAGACGATCAGGCCCCAGTCGCGGGCGTCCAGCAGCTCGAGGTGGCTGTAGACGCCCTTCCGCTTGGTGGTCAGCACCTGATAGGTCGCGATGGTGACGGGCCGGATCTCCTTCCGGGAGCCGGAGTACTCGCCGATCTCGTCCTCGGTCAGCGTGGTCCGTGCCACCAGCTCGTCGCGCCACTGCCGGGCGCTGACGGTGTTGGTCACCAGGATCAGCGTCGTCGTCGAGGAGCGGGCCATCGCACCCGCGCCGACCAGCGTCTTGCCGGCGCCGCAGGGCAGCACCACCACGCCGGACCCGCCGTGGAAGAAGCCGTCGATCGCCTGCTTCTGGTACGGCCGCAGCGACCAGTCCTCCTCGAGCAGCCCGATGTCGTGCTTCTCGCCGTCGACGTAGCCCGCCAGGTCCTCCGCCGGCCAGCCCAGCTTCACCAGCACCTGCTTGAGGTGCCCGCGCTCGGAGGCGTGCACCACCACGTCGGTGTCGTCCAGGCGGGCGCCGAACAGGCCGGCGGTCCGCTTGGACCGCATCACCTCCGCCAGCACCGCCCGGTCCAGGGCGTGCAGCACCAGGCCGTGCACCGGGTCGGACACCAGCTGCAGCCGCCCGTAGCGGGACATCGTCTCGGCGACGTCGACCAGCAGCGCGTGCGGCACCGGGTAGCGGCTGTACAGCAGCAGGGTGTCGATCACCTGCTCGGCGTCGTGGCCCGCGGCGCGCGCGTTCCACAGGCCCAGCGGCGTCAGCCGGTAGGTGTGCACGTGCTCCGGGGCGCGCTCCAGCTCCGCGAACGGGGCGATGGCCCGACGGCAGGCGTCGGCGAGGTCGTGGTCGACCTCGAGCAGCAGCGTCTTGTCGCTCTGCACGATCAGGGGGCCGTCGGTCACTGCGCTCCTTCGGGTGCTGCTTCGGGTGCTGGGTCGGGCGTGTGCTGCGCGGTCGCCGGCCGGGCGCGGTGCACCGAGGCGATCCGGTGCACCGCCACGGTCAGCTCGGCCTCACGGGCGGGGTCCACGGCGCGCAGGCGCCCCCCGTCGACCCGGACCGGGACCAGCAGCCGGCGGTCCAGCTCGCCGCGGGCGCCGACCAGCTCCACCCACACCGGGGTGCGCTCGTCGGCCGCCTCGCGCAGCAGCAGCAACGCCAGCGCCGGGTCGGCTGTTCCGTCCGGGACGTCCGCGCGGTCCGGCACCGGCGCGGCGGCCCGCTCGTGCATCCGGACGGTCCCGGCGCCGGGGTCGCCCGGACTCGGCGCACCCGCGGCCGGCGCGGGCGGTGGGCCGGCCTCCGGGCTCACCGGCTCGAGCGCCGGCAGGTCGGCGGCGAGCTGCGGGACGGCCTCCTCGGCCCTCCGCAGGCGTGGGACCAGGGCGGTCGCGCGGGCGAGGGCCGAGTGCTCGTCGTCGGACGCCGGCTGCGCCTGCGCGCGCGACGGGCGCACCCGCACCCGCAGCGGTGCGGCCTGCGCGTGCACGACGGAGCCGTCGGGCCCCTCGAGCACCGGCGCGAGACCGCGTTCGCGCAGCGCCTCCACCAGCTCAGCGGGCGGTACGGACGCCGCGAGCACGGTCGGCGCCAGCAGCACCAGGCCGAGCGACGCGAACCGGGGGTCGTCCGGGAGGCCGGCCAGCAGAGCCGGGTCGTCGGCGCGCAGGTAGGCCACCGCCGCGCCGGCCCGCAGGCGGCCGTGCCGGCGGGCCGCGTCGCGCACCAGGTACTCCAGCGGCTGCGGCACGTGCCCGCGGGACACCGCCGCCAGCTCGCCGAGCAGGTCGTCGGCCGTCGCGCCGGCGTCCAGGCCCGCGCGCAACGACTCGGGGGTGAACCGGACGGTCAGCGCGCCCCCGCGGGACTCCACCGTCGCCGTCCGCGCCAGCAGGGCCTCGAGGCGCGGCGACGGCCGCCCCGGCACGATGCCGGTGAGGTCCGCCTGGAGGACCAGCTCGTCCACCGTCTCCGGCAGGTCGGCGGTGAGGGCGGCGGCCGGCGCCGCGGGGTCGTCGGTCAGCAGCGCTCGCCCCGCCGGGGACAGCGCACCGGCGCCGGTGACGCCCAGGCGCGCCGCTTCGGTGAGCAGCCCGCGGACCACCGCCTCGGGGGGCACGGACCGCGGCGCCCGCCAGCGGAGCACGTCGAGCACCCCGCCCGCGCCCGGACCGAGCCCCTCCGGGGCCGTCGCGAGCACCTCGAGCACCGTTCGCCGCACGCGCGGCGCCCACCGGCGGTGCAGCTCGGGGTCCAGGGCGGAACGGGCGGCGCCACGGTCGTCGCGGGTCCCCACCAGCCACGGCGTGCGCATCGTGTCCCGCCAGGCCGTCGCCAGCGCCGCCCACCGCTCGGGCAGGCTGCGCGCCGCCCAGCCGTCGACGAGGTCGGTCGGCACGAACGCCGGCGGGTCGCCGCCGTCGTCCACCACCAGGCCGGCCGCGGCCGCCAGCTCGGCGACGAACGCCGCCTCGTCCTCGTCCACCTCCAGCCGCTGCGCCAGCCGGCGCAGGTCCCGCACGCCGAGGCCACCGGCCCGCAGCACCGCCGGCGGCGTGCGGCCCCACGCGTCGACCAGCACGCCGACCAGGCGCACCGTGCGTTCCGCGGCGGCGGCCGACTCGGCCCCCACGAGAGACGCCGGCCAGCGGCGTCCCACCGAGGGCGTCGGCTCCCGCACGACCTCCGGGTGGGTGCGACCCCCGCGCAGGGCGAGGGCGACGGCGCGCGGCAGGACGACGTGTCTCGCGTCCGTCGCCCGCAGGGCGCCCCGCCGCACCAGCCACGCGACGGTGCGGCCGGCCGCCGTCGACGGCTCGGGGGCGATCCCGACCGGTGGTCCCCACGTCAGCGCCTCGAGGACGGCGCGGGCGCCGGCCGGTGCCTCGGCGAGCAGCGCGTGCACGTCCGCGGGCGGCGGGGGCACGCCGGGACGGGTGGGCGTCACAGCGGGAGCGGCGAGGCCCGCGGGGTAGGGGCCGAGCACCTCGGCGAGCCCGGGGCTCGGGTGCAGGCGGCCGGAGTCGTCGGCCCAGACGAGCGCCCGCGCGACGGCGTCGTCCAGGGCGCGTCCGACGAGCGCACGGTCCTCGACGGCCGTGCCCGCGACCGCCGCGAGCACCTCGTCCCGCGTCGGCGGCTCCTCGGTCGCCAGCGCGACGACCGCCTCGAGCGCCTGCAGCATCGCGGCGTCGACGACGGCGAGCGCCCGTTCCAGGCTCATCCGCGAGGTGGCCCGCACGGCCAGCGACGCCAGCGTGGCCGGCGACGGGCTGCCCAGGTCCGGCCGCAGGCGCAGCAGCGTGACGAGCTCGTCGTCGGTGCGCGCGCGCAGCTGGTCGGTGAACGTGGACATCCGCACCACGATACGCACGTCGTGGTGGTCGGCCGTCGGCCGGCCGGCGCCGCGGGAGGGGCGGAGGCGCGCTCGCGACGCCGCTGCCCCCTGCCGTCGGGAGCCGGCGTCGAGCATGATCGGCGACGGGTGGACGTCCGCTCCGCCGCAGGGCCGGGGACGGGAGGACGTCATGGCGGCGAGCCGGACGCGGGTGGTGGTGGCCAGCACCGCCGGGATCTTCGTCGAGTCGCTGGACTGGACGATCTACGGGTTGCTGGCGCCGTACTTCGCCGGCCAGGTGTTCCCCGGCCACGACCGCGTGACGCAGGTGCTCGGGGCCTATCTCGTCTTCGCGGCCGGGTTCGTCGCCCGCCCGCTCGGGTCCTTCCTCATGGGGCGGATCACGGACACCCGGGGCCGGCGTGCGGGTCTGCTCGCGTCGGTGTCCCTGATCGCCCTCGGCTCGGCGGTCATCGCGCTGGTGCCCACCCACGCCGCGATCGGTGCGTGGTCCGCCGTGATCGTCGTCGCCGCCCGGCTGCTGCAGGGCATCGCGATGGGCGGTGAGGTGGCCACCGCCGCGACCTTCGTCGTCGAGTCCGCACCGCCCGAGCGACGGCACCGCTACGGCGCCTTCGCCTACTCCGGGGACGCGTTCGGCACGCTCGCCGGGACCATCGTGCTGGCGGTGCTGGTCGGGGCGCTCGGCGTGTCGGGCGTGCAGTCCGGTGGCTGGCGGATCGCCTTCGGCGTGGCCGCGGCGTGCGGGCTGCTGGCGCTGTGGATCCGCACCGGCGTGCCGGAGACGCCCGTGTTCGAGCAGGCCCGCGCCGCCGGCCCGGTGCCGGTGCGGCCCCTGCTGCGGGCACACCGTGGGCGGATGCTGCTGGCCTTCATGCTCACGATCGGCTCCACCATGGGTGTCTACTTCGGGTCGGTGTACCTGCCGGAGTTCGCTCAGCACACGGGCCGGTACACGGCCGACCAGGCCACGGCCGTGCAGCCGATCGCCCTGGTGGCGCTGGTGCTGGCGATGATCGCGTCCGGGTTCCTCGCCGACCGGTTCGGCCCGCTGCCCGTGATCCGCGCAGGGTTCACGGCCGCCGCGGTGCTCGTCGTGCCCCTCATGCTCGGGCTGGCGCACGGCTGGCTCCCCTACGCCGTGGCTGGACCTCTCTTCACGGCCGGGGTCGGGCTGTAGCTGGGCGTGACCCCGGTGGCAGGCGCGCGGCTGTTCCCCGTGCCGATCCGGGCCGTCGCGCTCGGCGTGCCGGCCGGCACCGCGATCGCCCTGTTCGGCGGCACGTTCCTCTACGCGGCGGAGTGGTTGATCGACCACGGCGCGTTGGGCTGGGTTCCGGTGTATGCCGGGATCGGGCTGACCGTCTCGGCGATCGGATCCTGGCTGGTGCACGAGCGGTTGATGTACCCGGTGGACACGTTGGCGGGCACGCTCGCGGGGGAGCGCGCGGAGCAGCGCCCGACGACGGCACCGGTGACGACGACGGAGGAGCTGGCATGACCCTCGACAGGACCACCCTCACCGCGCTGCGCACCGAGGCGGCCGCCCAGCTGCCGGACGTCGTCGCGCTGCGGCACTCCCTGCACCGCGTCCCCGAGCTGGGGCTGCGCCTGCCGAAGACCCAGCAGCTGGTGCTCGACGCGCTCGACGGTCTGGACCTGGAGATCACCACCGGCACGGCCCTCGACTCCGTGGTGGCGGTGCTGCGTGGCGGCCGTCCGGGCCCGGCGGTGCTGCTCCGCGGCGACATGGACGCGCTGCCGGTCACGGAGGACACCGGCGAGGAGTTCACCTCGCAGCACCCCGGGGTGATGCACGCCTGCGGCCACGACCTGCACGTCGCCGGCCTGGTCGGCGCCGCCCGCCTGCTGGCCGCCCGCCGCGCGGACTTCCCCGGTGCCGTGGTGCTGATGTTCCAACCGGGGGAGGAGGGCGACGGCGGCGCCCGGTTCATGATCGAGGAGGGCGTGCTCGACGCCGCCGGCTCCCGGGTGGTGGCCGCCTACGGGCTGCACGTCATGGCGTCGCTGGTGCCGGCGGGCGGGTTGGTCAGCCGACCGGGGCCGATCCTGGCGGCCGCCGACGAGGTACGGATCACCGTGCTGGGTCGCGGCGGTCACGGCTCGATGCCGCACCTGGCCGCCGATCCGGTGCCCGTCGCCGCCGAGCTGGTGCTGGGCCTGCAGGCGATGGTCACCCGGCAGTTCGACGTCTTCGACCCCGTGGTGCTCAGCGTCGGCCGCCTCGAGGCCGGCACGGTGAACAACGTCATCCCCGACACGGCGTCCATCGCGGCGACCGTGCGCTCCTTCTCCACCGTCAGCCGCGCGCGTGCCGAGGAGTCGATCCGACGGCTGTGCGAGCACGTGGCCGCCGCCCACGGCATGGCGGCTCGCGTCGAGTGGCTGGCCGGCTACCCGGTGACGATCAACGACCCCCTGGAGTTCGACCGGGCCGCCGAGCTGGCGCGCGGGCTGGTCGGCGATGCCGGGTTCGCGGTCGCACCGCAGCCCATCCCGGGGTCGGAGGACTTCTCCTACGTGCTGGAGCAGGTGCCGGGGGCGTTCCTCGGCCTGGGTGCGACACCACGCGGCGTCGACCCGGCGACGGCTCCGTACAACCACTCGCCGCAGGCCCGGTTCGAGGACGCGGCGCTCGCCGTCGGTCCGGCGATCCTGGCCGCGCTGGCGATGGACCGGCTGGCGCAGAGATGACGGGTAGGAATGCCGATGCGGAGGAGCGTGCTGCGAGGAGGCGGGCCGGTTGGGACTTCCTGATCGGACGAGTCGTCGATGACGTCCGCAGCACCCTGCGGCTTCTCACGATCGTGTCGGTGTGCATGGCGATCGGCGCTGCGATCTTCGGCGCAGCCAATCCGCAGGAGCGAGAAGGCGCAATGTTGTGGGCACTGGTCGTTCTCGTGCTCGCCGCTCTTCTCGGTGCGATGTGGGCCGCAGCCGAACGGTGGCGCCGAGCTCGGGGCAGTCGTGCGACAGGTCGCCCGCTCGATCAGTGACGGAGTCCCCGCCGCACCGACCGAGCAGAGAGATGGGAGGACCCACATGGACGAGGACCTGCTCCGTTCCCTGTTCGATCGCGAGGACGTCGATCCTCGGTGCTACTCGTTCGGCAGCTCCGCTCCGGACGAGGGGTACTGCCTCGAGGAGACCTATGGGGGCTGGAGCGTCTACTACTACGAACGCGGGTATCGCCGGGACGAGCGGACCCACGGCGACCTCGATGCGGCCTGCCTTGACGTGCTCGAGTGGGTACTGCGTGACCCCACGACGAGACGTCGGACCTGAACCGAGACTGCGGGCGAAGTCCCAGGCCGAAGGCTCAGCGGCCGGCGTGCTGCACGCACGTCGTGGCGGTGGGCCGCACGGCCAGCCGCTCGGCCGCGATCGGCTCACCGCCGACGGCGCAGATGCCGTAGGTTCCGTCGTCCAGCCGCGCCAGCGCGGCATCGACCTCGGCCAGGGCGCCCCGGGCGTCGCCGGCCAGCGCCTCCAGCTGGGCGCGCTCGAACGCGATCGTCGCGCCCTCGGGGTCGTGCTCGTCGTCGACGTTCGCGCCGCGCGCCGCGTCCACCACGTCGGACCGGCTCGTCGTCACCCCGGCCAGCCGCGCCTCCACCGCCGCGCGCAGGCGCAGCAGCCGACGCCGCGCCTCGGCGCT from Cellulomonas sp. NTE-D12 encodes:
- a CDS encoding helicase-associated domain-containing protein: MSTFTDQLRARTDDELVTLLRLRPDLGSPSPATLASLAVRATSRMSLERALAVVDAAMLQALEAVVALATEEPPTRDEVLAAVAGTAVEDRALVGRALDDAVARALVWADDSGRLHPSPGLAEVLGPYPAGLAAPAVTPTRPGVPPPPADVHALLAEAPAGARAVLEALTWGPPVGIAPEPSTAAGRTVAWLVRRGALRATDARHVVLPRAVALALRGGRTHPEVVREPTPSVGRRWPASLVGAESAAAAERTVRLVGVLVDAWGRTPPAVLRAGGLGVRDLRRLAQRLEVDEDEAAFVAELAAAAGLVVDDGGDPPAFVPTDLVDGWAARSLPERWAALATAWRDTMRTPWLVGTRDDRGAARSALDPELHRRWAPRVRRTVLEVLATAPEGLGPGAGGVLDVLRWRAPRSVPPEAVVRGLLTEAARLGVTGAGALSPAGRALLTDDPAAPAAALTADLPETVDELVLQADLTGIVPGRPSPRLEALLARTATVESRGGALTVRFTPESLRAGLDAGATADDLLGELAAVSRGHVPQPLEYLVRDAARRHGRLRAGAAVAYLRADDPALLAGLPDDPRFASLGLVLLAPTVLAASVPPAELVEALRERGLAPVLEGPDGSVVHAQAAPLRVRVRPSRAQAQPASDDEHSALARATALVPRLRRAEEAVPQLAADLPALEPVSPEAGPPPAPAAGAPSPGDPGAGTVRMHERAAAPVPDRADVPDGTADPALALLLLREAADERTPVWVELVGARGELDRRLLVPVRVDGGRLRAVDPAREAELTVAVHRIASVHRARPATAQHTPDPAPEAAPEGAQ
- a CDS encoding TPM domain-containing protein, which produces MAAVLARAGAAIALVGGVILAGGLPASAEAPPTLSGEITDHSGVLGNDTATVQAALDRLAKDTPYQLYVVFVPDFSGTDPLTWTQQAAKQSGLGSQDFVLAVATSARRYMLAPSSSGAITSTEVQQVASKVEDQLRTDSWAQAAVTAADGLRSAAGSGGSSTGTTPTSNAAGTFGALLVVGLIVIVVIAVIAGVVSRNRRRALAGPMADTAGSTRVATAADEYAQLPTAELDRRSASALVGLDDALRSSEQELGFAQAEFGPDATREFEKVLADGKQQITEAFRLRQTLDDDVPDTEAQVRATSAQILRLCAQVSAALNAQKDDFDRLRDLEAHVGDALDGHERAVATLRSRVEPTRTTLAALASRYPASALASVTANPDQASHLLDDVTGTLATGRQALASGDRGAAVGYARAAQTALDQATTLLDAVDSAGNDLAAAGSRLDAAIASITGDLSDAARLAPGDPRVAPAATEASAAVSAAQAARAGDGDPLAALRRIAAAEATLDAALAPSREQDEANRRALGLLDQTLGRLDSALRATTDYVDTRRGAVGPEARTRLAEGQRLRDQAVAQRQTDVQGALATAQRAEQLVAEAGRIAQDDVQRSDDQRGGPWGGGRGGGGNLGGMILGGILIDSILRGGGGWGHGGGGWGGGGGFGGGGDGGGFGGGGFGGGFGGGGDGGGF
- a CDS encoding PspA/IM30 family protein produces the protein MTEKQSILGRIAQLAKANINALIDQAEDPQKMLDQLVRDYTNEIAEAEKAIAQTIGNLRLAEQDYNADVAAATDWGRKAVAASSRADQYRAAGDAANADKFDALAKVAIGRQITAENEVKEAEPLLASQRDSVDKLKTGLAMMKDKLGQLKSRRDTLVARQKSAQAQRQVQEAIGSINVLDPTSELARFEDRVRHEEAYAQGQAELAASSLDSQFAELESSDSQIEVEARLAALKAGAEPAQLPATPVTPQIAAGPQS
- a CDS encoding DNA repair helicase XPB, which produces MTDGPLIVQSDKTLLLEVDHDLADACRRAIAPFAELERAPEHVHTYRLTPLGLWNARAAGHDAEQVIDTLLLYSRYPVPHALLVDVAETMSRYGRLQLVSDPVHGLVLHALDRAVLAEVMRSKRTAGLFGARLDDTDVVVHASERGHLKQVLVKLGWPAEDLAGYVDGEKHDIGLLEEDWSLRPYQKQAIDGFFHGGSGVVVLPCGAGKTLVGAGAMARSSTTTLILVTNTVSARQWRDELVARTTLTEDEIGEYSGSRKEIRPVTIATYQVLTTKRKGVYSHLELLDARDWGLIVYDEVHLLPAPVFRMTADLQARRRLGLTATLVREDGREDEVFSLIGPKRFDAPWKDIESQGYIAPALCTEVRLTLPDHERMTYATAEPEDKYRLAATAGGKNGVVDRIVRRHAGEQTLVIGQYLDQLHELAEHLDAPLITGETTVRERQRLFGAFRTGELSTLVVSKVANFSIDLPEASVAIQVSGSFGSRQEEAQRLGRIMRPKGDGRTAHFYAVVARDTVDQEFAAHRQRFLAEQGYSYTIVDAEDLDQAPDPA
- a CDS encoding M20 family metallopeptidase: MTLDRTTLTALRTEAAAQLPDVVALRHSLHRVPELGLRLPKTQQLVLDALDGLDLEITTGTALDSVVAVLRGGRPGPAVLLRGDMDALPVTEDTGEEFTSQHPGVMHACGHDLHVAGLVGAARLLAARRADFPGAVVLMFQPGEEGDGGARFMIEEGVLDAAGSRVVAAYGLHVMASLVPAGGLVSRPGPILAAADEVRITVLGRGGHGSMPHLAADPVPVAAELVLGLQAMVTRQFDVFDPVVLSVGRLEAGTVNNVIPDTASIAATVRSFSTVSRARAEESIRRLCEHVAAAHGMAARVEWLAGYPVTINDPLEFDRAAELARGLVGDAGFAVAPQPIPGSEDFSYVLEQVPGAFLGLGATPRGVDPATAPYNHSPQARFEDAALAVGPAILAALAMDRLAQR
- a CDS encoding MFS transporter is translated as MAASRTRVVVASTAGIFVESLDWTIYGLLAPYFAGQVFPGHDRVTQVLGAYLVFAAGFVARPLGSFLMGRITDTRGRRAGLLASVSLIALGSAVIALVPTHAAIGAWSAVIVVAARLLQGIAMGGEVATAATFVVESAPPERRHRYGAFAYSGDAFGTLAGTIVLAVLVGALGVSGVQSGGWRIAFGVAAACGLLALWIRTGVPETPVFEQARAAGPVPVRPLLRAHRGRMLLAFMLTIGSTMGVYFGSVYLPEFAQHTGRYTADQATAVQPIALVALVLAMIASGFLADRFGPLPVIRAGFTAAAVLVVPLMLGLAHGWLPYAVAGPLFTAGVGL
- a CDS encoding TraR/DksA C4-type zinc finger protein codes for the protein MSTPTDRSGPSAEARRRLLRLRAAVEARLAGVTTSRSDVVDAARGANVDDEHDPEGATIAFERAQLEALAGDARGALAEVDAALARLDDGTYGICAVGGEPIAAERLAVRPTATTCVQHAGR